A portion of the Drosophila sechellia strain sech25 chromosome 2R, ASM438219v1, whole genome shotgun sequence genome contains these proteins:
- the LOC6609527 gene encoding calbindin-32 isoform X1 — MDSAAAAAAAKRVQIEKAHNFMRQYRDPESRELKKLSANQFMDVWAHYDKDGNGYIEGTELDGFLREFVSSANATDISPEAVTDTMLEELKSCFMEAYDDNQDGKIDIRELAQLLPMEENFLLLFRFDNPLESSVEFMKIWREYDTDNSGYIEADELKNFLRDLLKEAKKINDVSEDKLIEYTDTMLQVFDANKDGRLQLSEMAKLLPVKENFLCRQVFKEGIDGATKLTKEDIEKVFSLYDRDNSGTIENEELKGFLKDLLELVKKDDYDAQDLAAFEETIMRGVGTDKHGKISRKELTMILLTLAKISPDDEE, encoded by the exons ATGGActctgccgccgccgccgccgccgccaagCGCGTCCAAATCGAGAAGGCCCACAACTTTATGCGCCAGTATCGCGATCCCGAGTCCAGGGAACTCAAGAAGCTGTCGGCCAACCAGTTCATGGATGTCTGGGCGCACTACGATAAAGATG GAAATGGCTACATTGAGGGCACCGAGCTAGACGGATTCCTGCGGGAGTTCGTGTCGAGTGCCAATGCCACAGACATTAGTCCGGAG GCTGTAACGGACACCATGCTCGAGGAGCTGAAGTCCTGCTTCATGGAGGCCTACGATGACAATCAGGATGGTAAAATCGATATTAGAGAG CTGGCTCAACTTTTGCCCATGGAGGAGAATTTCCTTTTGCTCTTCCGCTTCGATAATCCTCTGGAATCTAGCGTTGAATTCATGAAG ATCTGGCGTGAATACGATACCGACAATTCGGGTTACATTGAAGCGGATGAGCTGAAGAATTTCTTGCGCGATTTGCTCAAAGAGGCCAAAAAGATCAACGATGTGTCCGAGGACAAGCTCATTGAGTACACCGATACCATG CTCCAAGTATTCGATGCCAACAAGGACGGACGTCTGCAGCTGTCGGAAATGGCCAA ATTGCTTCCGGTTAAAGAGAACTTCCTGTGCCGCCAAGTGTTTAAG GAGGGCATTGAC GGGGCCACAAAGTTGACCAAAGAGGACATTGAAAAAGTATTCTCACTCTACGATCGT GACAATAGCGGCACCATTGAAAATGAGGAGCTCAAAGGCTTCTTGAAGGACCTTTTGGAGCTGGTCAAGAAG GACGACTACGATGCCCAGGATCTGGCCGCATTCGAGGAGACCATCATGCGGGGAGTTGGCACCGACAAGCATGGAAAGATCTCCCGGAAAGAACTGACCATGATCCTGCTGACACTGGCCAAAATATCGCCCGACGACGAGGAGTAA
- the LOC6609527 gene encoding calbindin-32 isoform X2 — MDSAAAAAAAKRVQIEKAHNFMRQYRDPESRELKKLSANQFMDVWAHYDKDGNGYIEGTELDGFLREFVSSANATDISPEAVTDTMLEELKSCFMEAYDDNQDGKIDIRELAQLLPMEENFLLLFRFDNPLESSVEFMKIWREYDTDNSGYIEADELKNFLRDLLKEAKKINDVSEDKLIEYTDTMLQVFDANKDGRLQLSEMAKLLPVKENFLCRQVFKGATKLTKEDIEKVFSLYDRDNSGTIENEELKGFLKDLLELVKKDDYDAQDLAAFEETIMRGVGTDKHGKISRKELTMILLTLAKISPDDEE, encoded by the exons ATGGActctgccgccgccgccgccgccgccaagCGCGTCCAAATCGAGAAGGCCCACAACTTTATGCGCCAGTATCGCGATCCCGAGTCCAGGGAACTCAAGAAGCTGTCGGCCAACCAGTTCATGGATGTCTGGGCGCACTACGATAAAGATG GAAATGGCTACATTGAGGGCACCGAGCTAGACGGATTCCTGCGGGAGTTCGTGTCGAGTGCCAATGCCACAGACATTAGTCCGGAG GCTGTAACGGACACCATGCTCGAGGAGCTGAAGTCCTGCTTCATGGAGGCCTACGATGACAATCAGGATGGTAAAATCGATATTAGAGAG CTGGCTCAACTTTTGCCCATGGAGGAGAATTTCCTTTTGCTCTTCCGCTTCGATAATCCTCTGGAATCTAGCGTTGAATTCATGAAG ATCTGGCGTGAATACGATACCGACAATTCGGGTTACATTGAAGCGGATGAGCTGAAGAATTTCTTGCGCGATTTGCTCAAAGAGGCCAAAAAGATCAACGATGTGTCCGAGGACAAGCTCATTGAGTACACCGATACCATG CTCCAAGTATTCGATGCCAACAAGGACGGACGTCTGCAGCTGTCGGAAATGGCCAA ATTGCTTCCGGTTAAAGAGAACTTCCTGTGCCGCCAAGTGTTTAAG GGGGCCACAAAGTTGACCAAAGAGGACATTGAAAAAGTATTCTCACTCTACGATCGT GACAATAGCGGCACCATTGAAAATGAGGAGCTCAAAGGCTTCTTGAAGGACCTTTTGGAGCTGGTCAAGAAG GACGACTACGATGCCCAGGATCTGGCCGCATTCGAGGAGACCATCATGCGGGGAGTTGGCACCGACAAGCATGGAAAGATCTCCCGGAAAGAACTGACCATGATCCTGCTGACACTGGCCAAAATATCGCCCGACGACGAGGAGTAA
- the LOC6609528 gene encoding uncharacterized protein LOC6609528 isoform X1, whose translation MTRKKIDTSRCETIAKLVVSVGSGETFLTYADATTRSFCANPSWLNFQNGMMEVGPISKPNPHDPQKEATSFLERHFGSKRLDSEQMNSEFQNRKTIIWHTWLVEKVRFPPAQCAVIKEWKDPVTETLGTCYCSWHLQSCMAWQLIISNRMTEAKCFCSQIKKTMDIVNCLVDSEVEQEKTLKDCSSPLAVLTEKVFDATDMLKKLNDLLELQEKRNRKYKRLCVCV comes from the exons ATGACTCGAAAAAAAATTGATACGTCCCGCTGTGAAACTATTGCCAAATTGGTGGTCAGCGTCGGCAGTGG CGAAACCTTTCTTACTTATGCAGATGCTACAACAAGATCCTTCTGCGCGAATCCCTCGTGGCTGAACTTTCAAAATGGCATGATGGAAGTGGGACCGATTAGCAAACCGAATCCCCATGATCCCCAAAAGGAGGCAACCTCATTTTTGGAGCGACATTTTGGAAGCAAGCGTCTGGACTCTGAGCAAATGAACTCGGAATTTCAGAACAGGAAGACGATTATCTGGCACACTTGGCTGGTGGAGAAGGTGAGGTTTCCTCCAGCTCAGTGTGCGGTCATCAAGGAATGGAAGGATCCCGTCACGGAGACTCTGGGCACTTGCTATTGTTCCTGGCACTTGCAGAGCTGCATGGCCTGGCAGCTTATTATCAGTAATCGAATGACGGAGGCCAAGTG CTTCTGTTCGCAAATCAAGAAAACGATGGACATTGTCAACTGTCTCGTTGACTCGGAAGTGGAACAGGAGAAAACATTAAAGGATTGTTCTTCCCCCTTAGCCGTGTTAACCGAGAAAGTGTTTGATGCCACTGATATGCTGAAGAAACTGAATGATCTTCTAGAGCTCCAGGAGAAACGCAACCGGAAATACAAACgcctgtgtgtatgtgtatag
- the LOC6609528 gene encoding uncharacterized protein LOC6609528 isoform X2 codes for MMEVGPISKPNPHDPQKEATSFLERHFGSKRLDSEQMNSEFQNRKTIIWHTWLVEKVRFPPAQCAVIKEWKDPVTETLGTCYCSWHLQSCMAWQLIISNRMTEAKCFCSQIKKTMDIVNCLVDSEVEQEKTLKDCSSPLAVLTEKVFDATDMLKKLNDLLELQEKRNRKYKRLCVCV; via the exons ATGATGGAAGTGGGACCGATTAGCAAACCGAATCCCCATGATCCCCAAAAGGAGGCAACCTCATTTTTGGAGCGACATTTTGGAAGCAAGCGTCTGGACTCTGAGCAAATGAACTCGGAATTTCAGAACAGGAAGACGATTATCTGGCACACTTGGCTGGTGGAGAAGGTGAGGTTTCCTCCAGCTCAGTGTGCGGTCATCAAGGAATGGAAGGATCCCGTCACGGAGACTCTGGGCACTTGCTATTGTTCCTGGCACTTGCAGAGCTGCATGGCCTGGCAGCTTATTATCAGTAATCGAATGACGGAGGCCAAGTG CTTCTGTTCGCAAATCAAGAAAACGATGGACATTGTCAACTGTCTCGTTGACTCGGAAGTGGAACAGGAGAAAACATTAAAGGATTGTTCTTCCCCCTTAGCCGTGTTAACCGAGAAAGTGTTTGATGCCACTGATATGCTGAAGAAACTGAATGATCTTCTAGAGCTCCAGGAGAAACGCAACCGGAAATACAAACgcctgtgtgtatgtgtatag
- the LOC6609529 gene encoding CAAX prenyl protease 1 homolog: protein MAFYDTWPKVDPLIVLVVLCLIVLVDRIWEMILTKRQQLVCLNAIMVPEELRGIIPPEIYHRARIYELHKTELQLWKYLIDLIITLCELILGFYPFLWGLAAMTLQKVTSQEIWITLIFVFYLTIYICIRFLPVLIYDKCLLELRYGMSGKFPWYLYCCIGAMSILLSQLVLLPLAAAIVFSVKFIGYYFFLWFWLFWAAFTLLLVFFLPYCCIPCIGRQVVLPEGTALYMEVKRVCDVVGFPMKRVFIIKTRTMQYSNAYFYGSCCLKRIVIFDTLLLNKGKEPNEIHPYEVGRGLTNIQVAGVVCHELGHWKHGHFYKATIIMKIHFFITMGLFGLFFHSPQLYMAVGFEAGVMPIIVGFIIVLKFALTPYLTLANVLMLWNLRRFEYAADKFAHRMGYSIQLRMALVKIYADHMSFPVYDQCYARWHHTHPTILQRLAYQQKLDMKAINAGTY, encoded by the exons ATGGCATTCTACGATACTTGGCCGAAAGTAGATCCACTCATAGTGCTGGTGGTGTTATGTCTGATCGTGTTAGTTGACCGGATTTGGGAGATGATACTCACCAAGAGGCAG CAATTGGTGTGCTTGAATGCGATTATGGTGCCGGAGGAGCTGAGAGGAATCATTCCGCCGGAGATTTACCATCGGGCCCGCATCTACGAGCTGCATAAAACGGAGCTACAGCTATGGAAGTACCTCATCGACTTGATTATTACGCTCTGTGAACTGATATTGGGCTTCTATCCATTCCTCTGGGGCTTGGCTGCGATGACTCTACAGAAAGTAACCTCCCAAGAGATCTGGATCACCTTGATCTTTGTGTTCTACCTaaccatatacatatgtataaggTTCCTGCCGGTTCTGATCTATGACAAGTGCCTGCTGGAGTTGCGGTATGGGATGTCGGGCAAGTTTCCTTGGTACCTCTACTGCTGCATTGGGGCAATGTCCATTCTCCTAAGCCAGCTCGTCCTGCTCCCTTTGGCGGCGGCCATTGTGTTCAGCGTAAAGTTCATTGGGTACTACTTCTTCCTTTGGTTCTGGCTCTTCTGGGCTGCGTTCACCCTGTTGCTGGTATTTTTTTTGCCCTACTGCTGCATTCCGTGCATTGGACGACAGGTGGTTTTACCAGAGGGCACTGCCCTTTATATGGAGGTGAAGCGGGTTTGCGATGTGGTTGGCTTTCCCATGAAGAGGGTATTTATCATTAAGACCCGGACGATGCAGTATAGTAATGCCTACTTTTACGGGAGCTGCTGTCTGAAAAGAATTGTGATTTTTGACACCCTGCTACTGAACAAGGGCAAGGAACCCAATGAGATCCATCCCTATGAGGTGGGCAGAGGTCTGACCAACATCCAGGTGGCGGGCGTGGTGTGCCACGAGTTGGGTCACTGGAAGCACGGACATTTCTACAAGGCGACGATCATCATGAAGATTCACTTCTTTATCACCATGGGACTCTTCGGATTGTTCTTCCACTCCCCGCAGTTGTACATGGCAGTGGGCTTTGAGGCTGGCGTTATGCCCATCATTGTGGGTTTCATCATTGTTCTGAAATTTGCCCTGACTCCATATCTCACGTTGGCCAATGTCCTGATGCTATGGAATCTGCGTCGCTTTGAGTATGCCGCCGATAAATTTGCCCATCGCATGGGATACTCCATTCAACTGAGGATGGCGCTGGTCAAGATCTATGCGGATCACATGAGTTTCCCAGTCTACGACCAATGCTATGCTCGATGGCATCACACTCATCCCACGATTCTTCAGAGACTGGCCTATCAGCAGAAACTGGATATGAAGGCCATAAATGCCGGAACCTATTAA
- the LOC6609530 gene encoding CAAX prenyl protease 1 homolog, producing the protein MSVYFWEDPLAILYIIIAFLVLENLWGVYLMLRDIHVAYKTQQVPNVISPYLPQELYDKMRVYKIHKGWFTIVHNLFTAVILGVMELYFGFYAWLYGVAGKCALSKWMEHEACVSVIFVLLLSVYFWLKSVPAMIYESCCIKSLQPRPKPPWCSRICHFVVDLVVGAMVTTLVVVALVFMFIGLGPYAPLALYLQMVILTIIILLLIPFLIHPFVGQSVPLENSNLRTQLEYLTRQVGFPMSQVRIIRVHDPNTGSNAFFYGCCCLKRIVIFDTLLLNRGKSDLSQLTAEELGRGLADPQVVAVVAHELGHWRNGHFYKAIIAFQVHLILTILLFALMFSHGPIYQAVGFAPGLQPTVIGCLIIFGFVLIPYMTLSNFSMLSMTRCFEYQADEFAYRLGYGGELRQALLKLYADNLAFPVSDPCYSSWNHTHPTMLDRLSRLEELRR; encoded by the exons ATGTCGGTATACTTCTGGGAAGATCCACTAGCAATACTCTACATTATCATAGCTTTCTTGGTTCTGGAGAATCTATGGGGTGTATATCTGATGCTGCGGGAC ATACATGTGGCCTACAAAACACAACAAGTACCGAATGTTATCAGTCCCTATCTACCACAAGAGCTCTACGACAAGATGCGCGTGTACAAGATTCACAAGGGCTGGTTCACCATTGTCCACAACCTGTTTACGGCAGTTATATTGGGTGTTATGGAGCTATACTTCGGCTTCTATGCCTGGCTGTATGGAGTGGCTGGAAAGTGCGCCTTGTCGAAGTGGATGGAGCACGAGGCTTGCGTATCCGTGATCTTCGTGCTTCTCCTGAGCGTGTATTTCTGGCTTAAAAGCGTGCCGGCTATGATCTACGAGAGCTGTTGTATCAAGAGTTTGCAACCCAGGCCAAAACCACCGTGGTGCTCCCGCATCTGTCACTTTGTCGTTGACCTGGTTGTGGGAGCGATGGTTACCACCTTGGTGGTGGTCGCCCTGGTGTTCATGTTTATCGGCTTGGGGCCCTATGCTCCCCTGGCCTTGTACCTTCAAATGGTGATCCTGACGATCATCATACTCCTCTTGATTCCATTTTTGATCCATCCATTTGTGGGCCAAAGTGTGCCCCTGGAAAACTCGAATTTGCGCACCCAACTGGAGTACCTTACGAGACAAGTCGGTTTTCCCATGAGTCAGGTGCGCATCATCCGTGTGCATGACCCTAACACAGGAAGTAATGCCTTTTTCTACGGATGCTGCTGCCTGAAAAGAATTGTGATCTTCGATACATTGCTGCTCAATAGGGGAAAGTCAGATCTATCCCAGCTGACGGCAGAGGAGCTGGGTAGGGGACTGGCAGATCCTCAGGTGGTTGCTGTGGTGGCCCACGAACTGGGTCACTGGAGGAATGGACATTTCTACAAAGCTATCATAGCGTTCCAAGTCCATCTCATACTGACTATCCTGCTGTTCGCGCTTATGTTTTCCCATGGGCCCATCTACCAGGCGGTAGGATTCGCACCCGGTCTCCAGCCGACAGTCATTGGATGCTTAATCATCTTTGGCTTTGTATTGATTCCATACATGACCCTGTCGAACTTCAGTATGCTGAGCATGACGCGTTGCTTTGAGTACCAGGCGGATGAGTTTGCCTACCGGCTCGGATATGGAGGAGAACTTCGACAAGCGCTGCTCAAACTATATGCGGATAATCTGGCATTCCCCGTTTCGGATCCTTGCTACTCCAGCTGGAATCATACGCATCCCACCATGCTGGATCGGTTGAGTCGTCTGGAAGAATTACGACGTTAG
- the LOC6609531 gene encoding CAAX prenyl protease 1 homolog, producing the protein MSSLDADTVLLSILFLVVIENALEIYISLRQVKVYRTALKVPAELTSHMGEDTFHKARKYGLDQEKFGIFKAVVMDVCLLCMELYIGLIAVLWQLSVQVVDKLQWDSKNEIIVSCVFVLISNVLSTFKGLPFKIYKIFVLEETHGFNKQTARFFAWDQLKGFLVTQVLMIPITAAIIFIVQRGGDNFFIWLWIFTGVISLVLLTLYPIFIAPLFDKYTPLEKGALRQSIEDLAASLKFPLTKLFVVEGSKRSSHSNAYFYGLWNSKRIVLFDTLLLNKGKPDDSEMSEEEKGKGCTDEEVLAVLGHELGHWKLGHVTKNIIIMQVHLFLMFLVFGNVFKYPPFYVAMGFQPGTRPILVGLLIVFTYVLAPYNALMNFAMTILSRRFEYQADEFAFKLGFAEQLGQALIKLNVDNLGFPVYDWLYSTWNHSHPTLLQRLNRLKELKEEKKLN; encoded by the exons ATGTCTTCATTGGACGCAGACACCGTGCTGCTGAGCATTTTGTTTCTCGTAGTTATCGAGAATGCGCTGGAGATCTATATATCGCTGCGCCAG GTGAAAGTGTACCGAACTGCACTGAAGGTGCCGGCCGAACTGACGTCACACATGGGCGAGGATACGTTCCATAAGGCGCGGAAATATGGTCTGGACCAGGAGAAATTCGGCATCTTCAAAGCAGTTGTTATGGATGTGTGCCTGCTTTGCATGGAGCTGTACATCGGTCTGATCGCTGTGCTCTGGCAGCTGTCCGTCCAGGTGGTGGATAAACTGCAGTGGGACTCCAAAAACGAGATCATCGTCAGCTGCGTTTTTGTGCTCATCTCGAATGTATTGAGCACTTTCAAGGGACTGCCCTTCAAGATCTACAAGATATTCGTGCTGGAGGAGACGCATGGCTTCAACAAACAAACGGCGAGATTCTTCGCCTGGGATCAGCTCAAAGGCTTTCTAGTCACCCAGGTCCTCATGATTCCGATCACAGCGGCTATTATCTTCATCGTTCAACGCGGCGGCGACAACTTCTTCATCTGGCTGTGGATCTTCACAGGCGTTATCTCGCTGGTTCTACTCACATTGTATCCGATTTTCATTGCTCCACTGTTCGACAAGTATACTCCGCTGGAAAAGGGTGCTCTGAGGCAATCCATTGAGGATCTGGCCGCCTCGCTCAAGTTCCCGCTCACTAAGCTGTTCGTGGTGGAGGGATCCAAGCGCTCCTCGCACAGCAATGCCTACTTCTATGGCCTCTGGAACTCGAAGAGGATCGTGCTATTCGACACGCTGCTGCTAAACAAAGGTAAACCGGACGACTCCGAAATGTCAGAGGAAGAAAAGGGAAAGGGTTGCACCGACGAGGAGGTGCTGGCTGTTTTGGGTCACGAGCTGGGACACTGGAAACTGGGACACGTTACCAAGAACATCATTATCATGCAGGTTCATCTCTTTCTGATGTTCCTGGTCTTTGGAAATGTCTTCAAGTATCCACCATTCTACGTGGCCATGGGATTCCAACCTGGTACTCGGCCCATTCTCGTCGGCTTGCTAATCGTCTTTACATACGTGCTCGCGCCATACAATGCCCTCATGAACTTCGCTATGACGATTTTGTCGCGACGATTCGAGTATCAGGCTGATGAGTTCGCTTTCAAGCTGGGATTCGCTGAGCAGTTGGGTCAGGCCCTCATTAAACTGAACGTTGACAACCTGGGATTTCCCGTTTACGATTGGTTGTACTCGACATGGAACCACTCACATCCGACTCTACTCCAGCGCCTGAATCGGCTTAAGGAGCTCAAGGAAGAGAAGAAACTGAACTAA
- the LOC6609532 gene encoding probable asparagine--tRNA ligase, mitochondrial, giving the protein MLFLRRFYSKSGRISQILKTNKPGDSLAIQGWIKNVRRLKNNTFLDINDGSTSSRFQVVVPRTPENQHLAPGSVIAAVGEIQVAPNGSFELHANQVEMLAEGRLQEGYPFSPKQKHPPEYVREHLHLRSRVDFVAAQMRVRHKAQKAIHDYMDEQDFVQINTPLLTTNDCEGAGEVFRVQPDSQDLLKQMNRPNVPMEQSYFDSKVFLSVSGQLHLEAMTYGLGKTYTLSPAFRAENSKSPLHLAEFYMFEAELAHLEELEKLARFIEQMLKSVTSRLLETSGEDLSFCQRNSNSNSDLPWLQVPWKIMSYDEALQVLQENKGSLKTPISLNEGFSKDQELFLVAHCGAPVFVVDWPVQQKPFYMKVSRTNPNRVHALDLLMPAVGELCGGSLRESDPAILKSHPQLPKDLEWYVDLRKYGGVPTGGFGMGFERYLQLVTGVKNIRDVIPFPRYPHSCKM; this is encoded by the exons ATGTTATTCTTGAGACGATTTTACAGCAAATCCGGACGGATATCTCAAATATTAAAGACAAATAAGCCAGGCGACTCTTTGGCCATACAG GGATGGATCAAAAACGTTCGCCGGTTGAAGAACAACACATTTCTGGACATTAATGATGGTTCCACGAGCAGTAGGTTCCAGGTGGTGGTGCCCCGGACTCCGGAAAACCAGCACTTGGCTCCGGGCAGCGTCATTGCAGCGGTCGGTGAAATTCAAGTGGCTCCAAATGGCAGCTTCGAGTTGCATGCGAATCAGGTGGAAATGTTGG CTGAAGGACGCCTGCAGGAGGGTTATCCCTTCAGTCCCAAACAGAAACATCCACCGGAATATGTACGTGAGCATCTACATCTTCGATCCCGCGTAGATTTCGTGGCCGCCCAGATGAGGGTCAGACACAAAGCACAAAAAGCTATACACGACTACATGGATGAGCAGGATTTCGTGCAGATCAACACTCCTCTGCTTACAACCAATGATTGCGAGGGAGCAGGAGAAGTGTTTCGGGTACAACCGGACTCCCAAGATCTGCTCAAGCAGATGAACCGACCAAATGTTCCCATGGAACAAAGCTACTTTGATAGCAAAGTATTCCTCAGCGTCTCTGGTCAACTGCACCTGGAGGCCATGACATACGGTTTAGGCAAGACATACACCCTCTCACCAGCCTTCCGAGCGGAGAACTCCAAGTCTCCGTTGCATTTAGCAGAGTTCTACATGTTTGAAGCGGAACTTGCGCATTtggaggagctggagaagTTAGCGCGGTTCATTGAACAGATGCTAAAATCTGTGACAAGCCGTTTGCTGGAAACGAGTGGCGAGGACCTAAGTTTCTGTCAACGGAATTCAAACTCGAACTCCGATCTGCCTTGGCTGCAAGTACCGTGGAAGATAATGAGCTACGATGAAGCCCTGCAAGTGCTGCAGGAAAACAAAGGCAGTCTTAAGACTCCCATTAGCCTGAACGAAGGATTCTCGAAGGACCAAGAACTTTTTTTAGTGGCCCATTGTGGTGCTCCCGTATTCGTTGTGGATTGGCCAGTTCAGCAGAAACCTTTTTACATGAAAGTCTCGCGTACAAATCCTAATCGAGTTCATGCCCTAGACCTCCTCATGCCAGCTGTTGGAGAATTATGCGGCGGGAGCCTGCGTGAAAGCGATCCTGCTATATTAAAATCCCATCCGCAACTGCCGAAGGATTTGGAATGGTACGTTGACTTGCGAAAGTACGGAGGAGTTCCAACTGGAGGATTTGGAATGGGCTTTGAGCGTTACTTGCAGCTTGTCACGGGCGTTAAAAACATTCGTGATGTGATACCCTTTCCCAGGTATCCACACAGCTGCAAGATGTGA
- the LOC6609533 gene encoding nuclear inhibitor of protein phosphatase 1 isoform X2 — MEDLPLSETSDGALLGLPESQTELDNLTEYNTAHNRRISMLGIDDDTNMRKQNALKQGRRTRNVTFNDEEIVINPEDVDPNVGRFRNLVQTTVVPAKRARCDVNHMGIHSGNSSLSSANAAHVHQMFQQSLVDMKQQHREMPPPNAVLHSPTNSLYQGLPAEMHGKGDLEPISPLSIGSKLGLLLPNPAPEVLPVYDDVVETSTLAQKLAVANANVRRFGEDPHDSSGEGDSLCPQKKKYAKEAWPGRKPMLGQL; from the exons ATGGAAGACCTACCGCTCAGTGAAACCAGCGATGGAGCTCTCCTGGGCCTGCCCGAAAGCCAAACGGAGCTTGAT AATCTCACAGAATACAACACGGCCCACAATCGGCGCATCTCAATGCTGGGCATCGATGATGATACCAACATGCGAAAGCAAAACGCCTTGAAACAGGGACGGCGCACTCGAAATGTCACATTTAACGATGAGGAGATTGTCATCAATCCTGAGGATGTGGATCCCAATGTGGGACGCTTCAGGAACTTGGTACAAACCACTGTGGTGCCCGCTAAGAGGGCTCGCTGCGACGTCAACCATATGGGCATCCATTCGGGCAACAGCAGTTTGTCCAGTGCCAATGCCGCACATGTGCACCAAATGTTCCAGCAGAGCCTAGTTGACATGAAGCAGCAGCATAGGGAAATGCCTCCGCCCAATGCGGTGCTCCACTCGCCTACTAATTCCCTGTATCAAGGTCTACCGGCCGAAATGCATGGCAAGGGTGATCTAGAGCCCATCTCCCCGCTGAGCATTGGTTCCAAATTGGGCCTACTGCTCCCGAATCCTGCGCCTGAAGTGCTGCCAGTCTATGACGACGTTGTGGAGACCTCGACATTGGCTCAAAAGTTGGCCGTCGCTAATGCAAACG TTCGTCGCTTTGGTGAGGATCCGCATGATTCGAGTGGCGAGGGCGATTCGCTTTGCCCGCAGAAAAAGAAATACGCCAAGGAAGCATGGCCAGGTCGTAAGCCTATGTTAGGGCAGCTGTAA
- the LOC6609533 gene encoding nuclear inhibitor of protein phosphatase 1 isoform X1, which yields MASSYDIPSWAGKPPTGLHLDVLKDDKLVQKLMVDEKRCYLFGRNSQMNDFCIDHASCSRVHSAFVYHKHLNIAYLVDLGSTHGTFIGTLRLEAHKPTQLQINSTFHFGASTRNYILRERPSGHHSNIMEDLPLSETSDGALLGLPESQTELDNLTEYNTAHNRRISMLGIDDDTNMRKQNALKQGRRTRNVTFNDEEIVINPEDVDPNVGRFRNLVQTTVVPAKRARCDVNHMGIHSGNSSLSSANAAHVHQMFQQSLVDMKQQHREMPPPNAVLHSPTNSLYQGLPAEMHGKGDLEPISPLSIGSKLGLLLPNPAPEVLPVYDDVVETSTLAQKLAVANANVRRFGEDPHDSSGEGDSLCPQKKKYAKEAWPGRKPMLGQL from the exons ATGGCTAGCAGCTACGACATACCCAGTTG ggCTGGAAAACCACCCACTGGCTTACATCTGGATGTGCTAAAGGACGACAAACTAGTGCAAAAACTTATGGTGGATGAGAAAAGATGCTATCTATTTGGTCGCAACAGTCAGATGAACGACTTCTGCATAGACCATGCCTCTTGTTCGCGGGTCCACTCGGCGTTTGTCTACCACAAGCACCTCAACATAGCCTACCTCGTGGATCTGGGGTCCA CTCATGGCACCTTTATTGGAACACTAAGATTGGAGGCGCACAAGCCCACACAGCTGCAGATTAATAGCACCTTCCACTTTGGGGCTTCTACCCGGAACTACATACTCAGGGAACGACCTTCTGGCCACCACAGCAACATCATGGAAGACCTACCGCTCAGTGAAACCAGCGATGGAGCTCTCCTGGGCCTGCCCGAAAGCCAAACGGAGCTTGAT AATCTCACAGAATACAACACGGCCCACAATCGGCGCATCTCAATGCTGGGCATCGATGATGATACCAACATGCGAAAGCAAAACGCCTTGAAACAGGGACGGCGCACTCGAAATGTCACATTTAACGATGAGGAGATTGTCATCAATCCTGAGGATGTGGATCCCAATGTGGGACGCTTCAGGAACTTGGTACAAACCACTGTGGTGCCCGCTAAGAGGGCTCGCTGCGACGTCAACCATATGGGCATCCATTCGGGCAACAGCAGTTTGTCCAGTGCCAATGCCGCACATGTGCACCAAATGTTCCAGCAGAGCCTAGTTGACATGAAGCAGCAGCATAGGGAAATGCCTCCGCCCAATGCGGTGCTCCACTCGCCTACTAATTCCCTGTATCAAGGTCTACCGGCCGAAATGCATGGCAAGGGTGATCTAGAGCCCATCTCCCCGCTGAGCATTGGTTCCAAATTGGGCCTACTGCTCCCGAATCCTGCGCCTGAAGTGCTGCCAGTCTATGACGACGTTGTGGAGACCTCGACATTGGCTCAAAAGTTGGCCGTCGCTAATGCAAACG TTCGTCGCTTTGGTGAGGATCCGCATGATTCGAGTGGCGAGGGCGATTCGCTTTGCCCGCAGAAAAAGAAATACGCCAAGGAAGCATGGCCAGGTCGTAAGCCTATGTTAGGGCAGCTGTAA